The following coding sequences lie in one Hypanus sabinus isolate sHypSab1 chromosome 20, sHypSab1.hap1, whole genome shotgun sequence genomic window:
- the LOC132378674 gene encoding notch-regulated ankyrin repeat-containing protein-like, which produces MSQAEVSLAAAPQCMFQEAVRHGNTRELQSLLQNITNCHFNVNSFGPECQTALHQSVIAGNLELVKLLVKFGANVRLANCDSWSALHIAAFGGHQDIVLYLNTKAKYRASSGQ; this is translated from the coding sequence ATGAGCCAGGCTGAAGTTTCTCTGGCCGCTGCCCCGCAGTGCATGTTCCAGGAGGCGGTGCGGCACGGCAACACACGGGAACTGCAATCACTGCTACAGAACATAACCAACTGTCACTTCAACGTCAACTCATTTGGGCCCGAGTGCCAAACGGCGCTGCACCAGTCGGTGATCGCCGGGAACCTGGAGCTCGTCAAGCTGCTTGTTAAGTTTGGTGCCAACGTTCGCCTGGCCAACTGTGACAGCTGGAGCGCGCTGCACATCGCGGCCTTTGGCGGCCATCAGGACATCGTGCTCTACCTCAACACCAAGGCCAAGTACAGGGCCAGCAGTGGCCAGTGA